The following coding sequences are from one Clavibacter michiganensis subsp. tessellarius window:
- a CDS encoding TcpD family membrane protein: MSFQQLVLTIVGNVFVAALVIRLFMAWMRKGYGEMITEIVVAVVLFGFINFPDQSVAILGWLWKHTIAEWFADK, translated from the coding sequence GTGTCGTTCCAGCAGCTTGTCCTCACGATCGTCGGCAACGTCTTCGTCGCAGCCCTCGTCATCCGGCTCTTCATGGCGTGGATGCGCAAGGGCTACGGCGAGATGATCACCGAAATCGTCGTGGCCGTCGTCCTGTTCGGCTTCATCAACTTCCCCGATCAGTCCGTGGCGATCCTCGGATGGCTCTGGAAGCACACCATCGCGGAATGGTTCGCGGACAAGTGA
- a CDS encoding conjugal transfer protein, producing the protein MTNPMARFVLKLLGVDALRKYREQEATGAAAVQSREAGGESVWLRAPEVGATPEVEAAAGGAGDLPWQALPERRAGRSIWLYRALLVVLLGLPWAVGVAKMTHPAEAAAPVATAPSAPFPDAAASAVGERFAVSYLSWDHDAPTGRSSALAQDVPGLQDSDKFGWDGNGHQAAANATTITVAAQSATVATVTVTAVVTPYDAANVPAKQRTEALAVPVEVRAGRVVVTGQPASVAVPRPAGSSDTRANRDEDAALASSTAGYATSFFTAYATQDDVSAVAAPSAQIQGLSGIYALKDVRSWVVYAGSGATRDALATVEWKSGESTITQSYRLTLTQVTAGDSARWQVATLDAATN; encoded by the coding sequence ATGACGAATCCGATGGCTCGCTTCGTGCTCAAGTTGCTCGGCGTCGACGCGCTGCGGAAGTACCGCGAGCAGGAGGCCACGGGCGCTGCGGCGGTTCAGTCGCGAGAGGCCGGTGGGGAGTCTGTGTGGCTGCGGGCGCCCGAGGTCGGGGCCACACCCGAGGTCGAGGCCGCCGCCGGGGGAGCGGGTGATCTTCCATGGCAGGCGCTCCCGGAGCGTCGTGCCGGCCGGAGCATCTGGCTGTACCGGGCTCTGCTCGTCGTGCTCCTCGGGCTGCCGTGGGCGGTGGGCGTCGCCAAGATGACGCACCCAGCCGAGGCTGCGGCGCCGGTGGCGACGGCACCCTCGGCGCCGTTCCCCGATGCAGCCGCGTCGGCTGTCGGGGAGCGGTTCGCCGTCTCGTATCTGTCCTGGGACCACGACGCCCCCACCGGGCGGTCAAGTGCGCTTGCGCAGGACGTGCCGGGGCTCCAGGACAGCGACAAGTTCGGGTGGGACGGCAACGGCCACCAGGCGGCCGCCAATGCGACCACGATCACCGTCGCGGCGCAGTCGGCGACGGTCGCGACGGTCACCGTCACCGCCGTCGTGACGCCGTACGACGCCGCCAATGTGCCCGCAAAGCAGCGCACCGAGGCTCTGGCCGTGCCTGTTGAGGTTCGCGCGGGGCGCGTGGTGGTGACGGGCCAGCCGGCCTCAGTCGCCGTGCCTCGGCCGGCCGGTTCCTCGGACACCCGTGCGAACCGGGACGAGGACGCCGCACTTGCAAGCAGCACCGCGGGCTACGCGACGTCGTTCTTCACCGCGTACGCCACGCAGGACGACGTGTCGGCCGTCGCGGCTCCGTCTGCGCAGATCCAGGGCCTCAGCGGGATCTACGCCCTCAAGGACGTCCGCTCATGGGTGGTCTACGCGGGATCCGGCGCCACCCGCGACGCCCTCGCGACCGTCGAGTGGAAGTCGGGGGAGTCGACCATCACCCAGAGCTACCGGCTCACCCTCACGCAGGTCACCGCCGGCGACAGTGCGCGCTGGCAGGTCGCCACGCTCGACGCAGCCACCAACTAA
- a CDS encoding winged helix-turn-helix domain-containing protein, with the protein MPARRVVPEMSARVTAIHHAISSAGRLTALRHVLENPGTTRTELVQATGLAPLTARDALTALEEHGYITADVQGERVGKKVHYTANRPAIAEDASAFLGWLLR; encoded by the coding sequence ATGCCAGCCCGCCGCGTAGTGCCCGAGATGTCGGCACGCGTCACGGCCATCCATCACGCGATCAGCAGCGCCGGCCGACTCACGGCCCTCCGGCACGTCCTGGAGAACCCGGGCACGACTCGCACCGAGCTCGTGCAGGCGACAGGACTCGCACCCCTCACCGCTCGCGACGCACTCACCGCGCTGGAGGAGCACGGTTACATCACCGCCGACGTCCAGGGCGAGCGCGTCGGCAAGAAGGTGCACTACACGGCCAACCGTCCCGCCATCGCCGAGGACGCGTCCGCGTTCCTCGGATGGCTGCTCCGCTAG
- a CDS encoding partitioning protein produces MDRVFSKAVDAVPDPGLAQEAQTTAPEAQTPAVAPDAEAQGAPARITFDVTPELRRAYKAWTAAHGTTIKDHLTAYVKQSIES; encoded by the coding sequence ATGGATCGCGTCTTCAGCAAGGCCGTGGACGCCGTGCCGGACCCCGGCCTCGCACAGGAGGCCCAGACCACCGCGCCCGAGGCGCAGACACCGGCCGTCGCCCCTGACGCGGAAGCCCAAGGCGCGCCGGCCCGCATCACCTTCGACGTCACGCCCGAGCTCAGACGCGCCTACAAGGCATGGACGGCGGCGCACGGGACGACGATCAAGGATCATCTGACTGCCTACGTCAAGCAGTCCATCGAATCCTGA
- a CDS encoding ParA family protein — protein sequence MRIVAVVQQKGGVGKTTIAVNLAAVTAEHSRVLVVDADHVQHSATDWAEASEAEGATAWPFDFTDDARPEVLSQLRAASDYDTIIVDTPGSLAPSEIQRTGLVLDSADFVIVPMEPQPLSVTPLMRTIKSVIEPRGLEYRVLLSRVGREEAQQKRRDETIARLDDMGIPRLRTVIRQYVVHSDAPATGGVVTTYPESRQTVHAISDFSSLALELTSIWANGRNK from the coding sequence ATGCGCATCGTCGCTGTCGTGCAGCAGAAGGGCGGGGTGGGGAAGACCACCATCGCTGTCAACCTCGCAGCCGTCACGGCCGAGCACTCGCGAGTCCTCGTGGTCGACGCCGACCACGTGCAGCACTCAGCGACGGACTGGGCCGAGGCATCGGAAGCCGAAGGCGCGACGGCATGGCCGTTCGACTTCACCGACGACGCGCGACCCGAGGTTCTGTCCCAGCTCCGCGCGGCATCGGACTACGACACGATCATCGTCGACACCCCCGGCAGCCTCGCGCCAAGCGAGATCCAGCGCACCGGCCTCGTGCTGGACTCCGCGGACTTCGTGATCGTCCCCATGGAGCCGCAGCCGTTGAGCGTCACGCCCCTCATGCGGACCATCAAGTCCGTCATCGAGCCCCGCGGTCTCGAATACCGCGTCCTGCTGTCGCGCGTGGGGCGCGAGGAGGCGCAGCAGAAGCGCCGGGACGAGACGATCGCGCGCCTCGACGACATGGGGATCCCAAGGCTCCGCACCGTCATTCGGCAGTACGTCGTCCACTCGGACGCCCCCGCGACAGGCGGCGTCGTGACCACGTACCCGGAGAGTCGGCAGACCGTCCACGCGATCAGCGATTTCTCCTCCCTCGCGCTCGAACTCACGAGCATCTGGGCCAACGGAAGGAACAAGTGA
- a CDS encoding antitoxin HicB, translating to MTAHTYDVDVWREGRWWLFRIPELDTVGQARSLAEVPEEAEGIIEAWNAEPPAPFELNVTVTPPVANLWDVWTEAAREEEAGRNAQAHAAAMRRTVVKQLRGADVSVADVSAMLGLSKQRVYQLQDEKTPA from the coding sequence ATGACCGCACACACGTACGACGTCGACGTCTGGCGCGAGGGCCGGTGGTGGCTGTTCCGCATCCCCGAGCTCGATACCGTGGGCCAGGCCCGATCGCTCGCGGAGGTCCCCGAGGAGGCCGAGGGCATCATCGAGGCGTGGAACGCCGAGCCGCCCGCTCCCTTCGAGCTCAACGTGACCGTCACTCCCCCGGTCGCCAACCTCTGGGACGTGTGGACGGAAGCAGCGCGCGAGGAAGAGGCCGGGCGCAACGCCCAGGCGCACGCCGCAGCGATGCGCCGCACCGTCGTCAAGCAGCTCCGCGGCGCCGACGTGAGCGTGGCCGACGTCAGCGCCATGCTCGGACTTAGCAAGCAGCGCGTCTACCAGCTCCAAGACGAGAAGACCCCCGCCTAG
- a CDS encoding type II toxin-antitoxin system HicA family toxin, giving the protein MKPQKSKDVRRFLESIGWVCLRNAKGSHEIWGEPDGSVKLSVPFGHKEVQAGILTQLQNLGIEVPKEWK; this is encoded by the coding sequence ATGAAGCCGCAGAAGTCGAAGGATGTGCGTCGGTTCCTGGAGTCGATTGGGTGGGTGTGCCTCCGCAACGCGAAGGGCAGCCACGAGATCTGGGGCGAGCCCGACGGGTCAGTGAAGCTGTCCGTGCCGTTCGGGCACAAGGAGGTCCAGGCGGGCATCCTGACCCAGCTACAGAACCTCGGCATTGAAGTACCGAAGGAGTGGAAGTGA
- a CDS encoding replication protein codes for MANASSEPTLPGLEASSARVEEDAPMSWALPVPAGAYAKVPAWTSPAAWMAAVRADVLSAEGYAARRRIDVSVRKYLAVAVVERRAADFKTGRSVTTSNATVAWRASKLIRQNVSKRVAERARALLIARGFSVTIVEGRELTVDETEAAFLWHGGYQVAAASVRALTVPRRFVSDPSTGGLSVSTRDTPSSPVLKLVTKGRRPSKARPPQAPPQRAAARRMAAPRPALTNPTCKVPKDRAPRTLATIRLAAQLQQRMPWLGRGIHQGHVCDMLDRNLDTSRYARWVQRDGRRVLLVDDRDITSRIEAKFRDLGVPFLDAPVQRDPIGYLAWGIQMAIDPSEETRMERYDREQEASAERAQQRQAEADREAARRGVEDSPEHRAFLEQERELRAAASRRRPAPAVPVALPHEPTRRSSDVAGSVGIDELVTAALLGEGRHPAEFPTGVQELHGRVLRLARMLTDRGWELDADAARAAGDVVLTDAAGAGRIAFAPPVELPADAIWRTGADGAELDDDVTVHEYVGRVETSARLAAVQEGAAPADDGSSLRSAERRTE; via the coding sequence TTGGCAAACGCCTCGAGCGAGCCGACGCTGCCCGGGTTGGAGGCGTCGAGCGCGCGCGTCGAGGAGGACGCGCCGATGTCGTGGGCGTTGCCGGTGCCAGCCGGTGCGTACGCGAAGGTGCCGGCGTGGACGTCGCCGGCCGCGTGGATGGCCGCCGTCCGTGCGGACGTGCTCTCGGCCGAGGGCTACGCCGCCCGCCGGCGGATCGACGTCAGCGTCCGGAAGTACCTGGCCGTGGCCGTCGTCGAGCGTCGGGCGGCGGACTTCAAGACCGGTCGCAGCGTCACGACGAGCAACGCGACGGTGGCGTGGCGCGCGTCCAAGCTCATCCGTCAGAACGTGAGCAAGCGGGTCGCGGAGCGCGCTCGGGCGTTGCTCATCGCGCGAGGGTTCTCCGTGACGATCGTCGAGGGCCGTGAGCTCACGGTCGATGAGACGGAGGCGGCGTTCCTCTGGCATGGCGGGTACCAGGTTGCGGCGGCGTCCGTGCGGGCGTTGACGGTGCCTCGCAGGTTCGTGTCTGACCCTTCAACTGGCGGCCTATCTGTCTCTACCCGAGACACCCCATCTAGTCCTGTTCTTAAGTTGGTTACCAAGGGCCGTCGTCCGTCGAAAGCTCGCCCTCCGCAGGCTCCGCCGCAGCGCGCTGCCGCGCGCAGGATGGCCGCTCCGCGGCCTGCATTGACGAATCCAACGTGCAAAGTCCCGAAGGACCGGGCACCTCGCACGCTGGCAACGATTCGTCTCGCGGCTCAGCTCCAGCAGCGCATGCCGTGGCTGGGACGCGGCATTCACCAGGGGCATGTCTGCGACATGCTCGACAGGAATCTCGACACGTCGCGCTATGCGCGATGGGTGCAGCGCGACGGCCGTCGGGTGCTCCTGGTTGATGACCGGGACATCACGTCTCGGATCGAAGCGAAGTTCCGGGATCTGGGGGTTCCGTTCCTCGATGCGCCTGTGCAGCGCGACCCGATCGGATATCTCGCGTGGGGTATTCAGATGGCGATTGATCCGAGCGAGGAGACACGCATGGAGCGATATGACCGCGAGCAGGAAGCCTCCGCCGAGCGCGCCCAGCAGCGCCAGGCGGAGGCCGATCGGGAGGCCGCGCGTCGCGGCGTCGAGGACTCCCCCGAGCACCGTGCGTTCCTGGAGCAGGAACGCGAGCTCCGCGCGGCCGCGTCTCGGCGCCGGCCGGCCCCGGCCGTGCCGGTCGCACTCCCCCACGAGCCGACGCGACGCTCATCCGACGTCGCGGGCTCGGTCGGGATCGACGAGCTCGTCACGGCGGCGCTGCTCGGTGAGGGTCGACACCCGGCGGAGTTCCCCACCGGTGTCCAGGAGCTCCACGGCCGCGTGCTCCGCCTCGCGCGGATGCTTACCGATCGCGGCTGGGAGCTCGACGCGGACGCTGCTCGCGCAGCGGGCGACGTCGTGCTGACGGACGCGGCCGGTGCCGGCCGCATCGCGTTCGCTCCGCCGGTCGAGCTGCCGGCGGATGCCATCTGGCGGACCGGCGCCGACGGCGCCGAGCTCGACGACGACGTGACCGTGCACGAGTACGTCGGTCGAGTCGAGACGTCTGCACGCCTGGCGGCCGTGCAGGAAGGTGCAGCCCCGGCTGACGACGGTTCGTCGCTCCGCAGCGCGGAGCGACGAACCGAGTAG
- a CDS encoding LCP family protein codes for MGAIDGGANVLLVGNDSRRDQGDGYGATKDVGTAELNDVTMLLHISEDHTRATVVSFPRDMLIDRPACQSADGTTEESTASGVQINTALETGGLPCVVRTVESITGLDIPYGGSVQFNGVIEMSNAVGGVTVCLANPIKDWRTNLDLAAGPQLLQGENAVQFLRVRHGIGDNSDLSRISNQQVFLSALLRTITSTDTLTNPAKLYGIARAAVDNMSLSTSLNNPAAITSLALTVKDIPLDKFVFVQYPTTYLESGRVAQDVATGDQMMQLIATDADFTLAPDSTGQGVVLAEPTDPATGPPADVAAPSSGGTTAPPAALPDNVTGQAAATETCSNG; via the coding sequence ATGGGTGCAATCGACGGCGGTGCGAACGTGTTGCTCGTCGGGAACGACTCGCGTCGTGACCAGGGCGACGGCTACGGAGCGACGAAGGACGTCGGTACGGCGGAGCTGAACGACGTCACGATGCTGCTCCACATCAGCGAGGACCACACCCGCGCGACCGTCGTCTCCTTCCCACGGGACATGCTCATCGACCGTCCCGCATGCCAGAGCGCTGACGGCACGACCGAGGAGTCGACGGCGAGCGGCGTGCAGATCAACACCGCCCTGGAAACCGGCGGCTTGCCGTGCGTCGTGCGCACCGTCGAGAGCATCACGGGCCTCGACATCCCCTACGGCGGCTCGGTGCAGTTCAACGGCGTCATCGAGATGTCCAACGCCGTCGGCGGCGTCACCGTCTGCCTCGCCAATCCGATCAAGGACTGGCGCACCAACCTCGACCTCGCCGCCGGCCCACAGCTCCTCCAGGGCGAGAACGCGGTCCAGTTCCTCCGCGTCCGCCACGGTATCGGCGACAACAGCGACCTCTCCCGGATCAGCAACCAGCAGGTGTTCCTCAGCGCACTGCTACGCACCATCACCAGCACCGACACACTCACCAACCCCGCCAAGCTCTACGGCATCGCACGCGCCGCCGTCGACAACATGAGCCTCTCCACCTCGCTGAACAACCCCGCCGCCATCACGTCCCTCGCCCTCACCGTCAAGGACATCCCGCTCGACAAGTTCGTCTTCGTCCAGTACCCCACCACCTACCTCGAGAGCGGCCGCGTCGCGCAGGACGTGGCGACCGGTGACCAGATGATGCAGCTCATCGCCACCGACGCGGACTTCACGCTCGCCCCCGACAGCACCGGCCAAGGCGTCGTCCTCGCCGAGCCCACCGATCCCGCCACGGGTCCCCCCGCGGACGTAGCCGCGCCCTCATCCGGCGGGACAACCGCTCCCCCGGCGGCGCTGCCGGACAACGTCACGGGTCAGGCCGCTGCCACGGAGACCTGCTCGAACGGCTGA